In the genome of Phlebotomus papatasi isolate M1 chromosome 2, Ppap_2.1, whole genome shotgun sequence, one region contains:
- the LOC129804752 gene encoding phosphatidylinositol 4-phosphate 5-kinase type-1 alpha isoform X1, with product MASGDNVNSIEEIEIPALQSTSRDSGDNDGLAAAKDTSDVGSDTLVRSARSRYNKTEKERKIGHRRVGEGGEITYKKIQTSQIMGSIQLGIQHTVGSLASKPKRDLLMMDFWEIETISFPPEGSSITPAHHYSEFRFKIYAPIAFRYFRDLFGIQPDDFMMSMCSAPLRELSNPGASGSIFYLTDDDEFIIKTVQHKEGEFLQKLLPGYYMNLNQNPRTLLPKFFGLYCFQCNSKNVRLIVMNNLLPSYVRMHLKYDLKGSTYKRRANKAEKEKKSPTYKDLDFMEHHPNGIFLEADTYNALIKTIQRDCRVLESFKIMDYSLLVGVHNLDLSLKDKQEEKNAQMREAEDLQDMSLDGAGDERDRRERRSGGATALNRSRSVNRQRLVAHSTAMESIQAASEPIDDEDDVPPGGIPARSEKGERLLLFIGIIDILQSYRLKKKLEHTFKSIIHDGDTVSVCRPSFYAQRFQDFMAKTVFKKIPSLDLPEIKGNHRKFRTLVTSYIALKHSPSKRKSISKMMAKASTNDIEFQAFPGDSNHPPFTNSTSNSATNPVNSIMKNTPHKNKTSTLPSVASNNQNVVANVQQPPLKQSKSKIQKSKVPPPVPPRKSPNNRKLVDSNRCNPASDDFLDHSSTGTAPSGCSTPPPPFDDISEYSSSLAKHHSSPGAAAGSNKTMASTSYEEDVVSISEIRVHSHLGMDISSGSSHYGSKGGLAWTSGEGSTPTWTEGTPSYTESSSSGELCHSSNR from the exons ATGGCTTCGGGAGACAATGTGAATTCAATAgaggaaattgaaattcctGCTCTTCAGTCCACCAGTCGCGATTCCGGAGACAATGACG GCTTGGCTGCAGCAAAGGATACGTCCGATGTGGGCAGTGATACTCTGGTGCGTTCCGCTCGGTCCAGGTACAATAAGACTGAGAAGGAGCGCAAAATTGGGCATCGTCGAGTGGGCGAAGGTGGTGAAATCACCTACAAGAAGATCCAAACATCACAGATTATGGGATCGATCCAATTGGGAATTCAGCACACG GTGGGCAGTTTGGCGTCCAAGCCCAAAAGAGATCTCCTAATGATGGACTTTTGGGAAATTGAGACGATATCCTTTCCACCAGAGGGTTCAAGTATTACGCCAGCACATCACTATAGCGAGTTTAGATTTAAGATTTATGCTCCGATTGCATTCCGTTACTTTAGAGATTTGTTTGGTATCCAACCAGATGATTTTATG ATGTCGATGTGTTCGGCACCATTGCGTGAATTATCAAATCCAGGAGCATCTGGATCAATATTTTACTTAACAGACGACGATGAGTTCATCATTAAGACAGTTCAGCACAAGGAGGGTGAATTTCTGCAGAAACTCCTTCCTGGCTACTATATGAATCTTAATCAGAATCCACGGACACTTCTGCCGAAATTTTTTGGTCTCTACTGCTTTCAGTGCAATAGCAAAAATGTCCGGTTAATTGTGATGAATAATTTGCTGCCGTCGTATGTGAGGATGCATTTAAAGTATGATTTGAAGGGATCTACGTACAAGAGGCGTGCCAATAAGgcggaaaaggagaaaaaatcaCCGACTTACAAAGATTTGGATTTTATGGAGCATCATCCAAATGGGATTTTTCTCGAGGCAGACACCTACAATGCCCTGATAAAGACAATTCAGAGGGATTGTAGAGTACTGGAGTCCTTCAAGATCATGGACTATTCCCTGTTGGTGGGAGTTCACAATTTAGATTTAAGTCTGAAGGATAAGCAGGAGGAGAAGAATGCTCAGATGAGGGAGGCAGAGGATTTGCAGGACATGTCCTTGGATGGAGCAGGTGATGAAAGGGATAGACGGGAGAGACGATCTGGTGGAGCTACAGCACTAAATAGGAGTCGATCTGTCAATCGACAGAGATTGGTGGCTCACTCCACAGCCATGGAGAGTATCCAGGCGGCCAGTGAACCCATTGATGATGAGGATGATGTTCC ACCCGGTGGAATTCCAGCTAGGAGTGAAAAGGGTGAAAGACTCTTGCTATTTATTGGCATCATTGACATCCTTCAGTCGTACAGATTGAAGAAGAAGTTGGAGCACACATTCAAAAGTATTATTCACGATGGG GACACAGTATCTGTCTGTCGGCCATCGTTCTATGCTCAaagatttcaggattttatggCTAAAACGGTCTTCAAGAAAATTCCCTCAC TGGACCTTCCTGAGATTAAAGGAAATCATAGAAAATTTCGTACTTTGGTCACCAGTTATATAG ctCTCAAACATTCACCGTCGAAGcgaaaaagtatttcaaaaatgatggCAAAGgcatcaactaatgatattgaatttcaag CATTCCCCGGGGACTCCAATCATCCCCCATTTACCAATAGTACTAGCAATTCAGCAACCAATCCGG TTAATTCAATAATGAAGAATACTCCGCATAAAAATAAGACTTCGACACTTCCGTCTGTTGCGAGTAATAATCAAAATGTTGTGGCGAATGTACAGCAACCGCCACTGAAGCAAAGCAAGTCAAAGATTCAAAAATCCAAAGTCCCACCGCCCGTTCCACCACGAAAATCGCCAAATAACCGAAAACTCGTGGACTCTAATCGCTGTAATCCGGCCAGTGATGATTTCTTGGATCACTCATCAACAG GAACGGCTCCGTCTGGATGTTCGACTCCGCCTCCGCCGTTCGATGACATCTCCGAGTACAGTTCTAGTCTGGCCAAACATCATTCTTCGCCGGGAGCAGCTGCGGGCAGCAACAAGACGATGGCCTCAACTTCGTACGAGGAGGATGTTGTGAG
- the LOC129804752 gene encoding phosphatidylinositol 4-phosphate 5-kinase type-1 alpha isoform X4, whose translation MASGDNVNSIEEIEIPALQSTSRDSGDNDGLAAAKDTSDVGSDTLVRSARSRYNKTEKERKIGHRRVGEGGEITYKKIQTSQIMGSIQLGIQHTVGSLASKPKRDLLMMDFWEIETISFPPEGSSITPAHHYSEFRFKIYAPIAFRYFRDLFGIQPDDFMMSMCSAPLRELSNPGASGSIFYLTDDDEFIIKTVQHKEGEFLQKLLPGYYMNLNQNPRTLLPKFFGLYCFQCNSKNVRLIVMNNLLPSYVRMHLKYDLKGSTYKRRANKAEKEKKSPTYKDLDFMEHHPNGIFLEADTYNALIKTIQRDCRVLESFKIMDYSLLVGVHNLDLSLKDKQEEKNAQMREAEDLQDMSLDGAGDERDRRERRSGGATALNRSRSVNRQRLVAHSTAMESIQAASEPIDDEDDVPPGGIPARSEKGERLLLFIGIIDILQSYRLKKKLEHTFKSIIHDGDTVSVCRPSFYAQRFQDFMAKTVFKKIPSLDLPEIKGNHRKFRTLVTSYIALKHSPSKRKSISKMMAKASTNDIEFQAFPGDSNHPPFTNSTSNSATNPGTAPSGCSTPPPPFDDISEYSSSLAKHHSSPGAAAGSNKTMASTSYEEDVVSISEIRVHSHLGMDISSGSSHYGSKGGLAWTSGEGSTPTWTEGTPSYTESSSSGELCHSSNR comes from the exons ATGGCTTCGGGAGACAATGTGAATTCAATAgaggaaattgaaattcctGCTCTTCAGTCCACCAGTCGCGATTCCGGAGACAATGACG GCTTGGCTGCAGCAAAGGATACGTCCGATGTGGGCAGTGATACTCTGGTGCGTTCCGCTCGGTCCAGGTACAATAAGACTGAGAAGGAGCGCAAAATTGGGCATCGTCGAGTGGGCGAAGGTGGTGAAATCACCTACAAGAAGATCCAAACATCACAGATTATGGGATCGATCCAATTGGGAATTCAGCACACG GTGGGCAGTTTGGCGTCCAAGCCCAAAAGAGATCTCCTAATGATGGACTTTTGGGAAATTGAGACGATATCCTTTCCACCAGAGGGTTCAAGTATTACGCCAGCACATCACTATAGCGAGTTTAGATTTAAGATTTATGCTCCGATTGCATTCCGTTACTTTAGAGATTTGTTTGGTATCCAACCAGATGATTTTATG ATGTCGATGTGTTCGGCACCATTGCGTGAATTATCAAATCCAGGAGCATCTGGATCAATATTTTACTTAACAGACGACGATGAGTTCATCATTAAGACAGTTCAGCACAAGGAGGGTGAATTTCTGCAGAAACTCCTTCCTGGCTACTATATGAATCTTAATCAGAATCCACGGACACTTCTGCCGAAATTTTTTGGTCTCTACTGCTTTCAGTGCAATAGCAAAAATGTCCGGTTAATTGTGATGAATAATTTGCTGCCGTCGTATGTGAGGATGCATTTAAAGTATGATTTGAAGGGATCTACGTACAAGAGGCGTGCCAATAAGgcggaaaaggagaaaaaatcaCCGACTTACAAAGATTTGGATTTTATGGAGCATCATCCAAATGGGATTTTTCTCGAGGCAGACACCTACAATGCCCTGATAAAGACAATTCAGAGGGATTGTAGAGTACTGGAGTCCTTCAAGATCATGGACTATTCCCTGTTGGTGGGAGTTCACAATTTAGATTTAAGTCTGAAGGATAAGCAGGAGGAGAAGAATGCTCAGATGAGGGAGGCAGAGGATTTGCAGGACATGTCCTTGGATGGAGCAGGTGATGAAAGGGATAGACGGGAGAGACGATCTGGTGGAGCTACAGCACTAAATAGGAGTCGATCTGTCAATCGACAGAGATTGGTGGCTCACTCCACAGCCATGGAGAGTATCCAGGCGGCCAGTGAACCCATTGATGATGAGGATGATGTTCC ACCCGGTGGAATTCCAGCTAGGAGTGAAAAGGGTGAAAGACTCTTGCTATTTATTGGCATCATTGACATCCTTCAGTCGTACAGATTGAAGAAGAAGTTGGAGCACACATTCAAAAGTATTATTCACGATGGG GACACAGTATCTGTCTGTCGGCCATCGTTCTATGCTCAaagatttcaggattttatggCTAAAACGGTCTTCAAGAAAATTCCCTCAC TGGACCTTCCTGAGATTAAAGGAAATCATAGAAAATTTCGTACTTTGGTCACCAGTTATATAG ctCTCAAACATTCACCGTCGAAGcgaaaaagtatttcaaaaatgatggCAAAGgcatcaactaatgatattgaatttcaag CATTCCCCGGGGACTCCAATCATCCCCCATTTACCAATAGTACTAGCAATTCAGCAACCAATCCGG GAACGGCTCCGTCTGGATGTTCGACTCCGCCTCCGCCGTTCGATGACATCTCCGAGTACAGTTCTAGTCTGGCCAAACATCATTCTTCGCCGGGAGCAGCTGCGGGCAGCAACAAGACGATGGCCTCAACTTCGTACGAGGAGGATGTTGTGAG